The Dehalococcoides mccartyi CG5 genome contains the following window.
CAGGGCGTCCAGGCAAGGGTAAAAACCGCCCCGCTTAAAAAAGACCTGATATATCCCCCGGTTCTCAGGTTTTGCTGACTGGCCAGATGCTTTTCAAAACTGAGGGACGGAAAACGCAGGCTGAGTAGCATATATGTGCCAAAGATAACAAGCATTCCCCCGGAAAGTATCCTTACCCAGAGGTCACTGGGGTTTATGATAACCCCGCCCAGCCCGGATAAAGCCCCAAGGCTGGTAAAGACAAGGCTGAAACCGGCTACAAAGGCTATTGAATGCCGCAGAGCTTTAAAAGAAGTAATGGAGTTTGGCTGGGCATCAAGGACATCAGCTCCGGCCAGACTGGCCAAATAAATGGGCATCATTGGCAGTACACATGGTGAGAAAAAAGCGGCCAGTCCGCCCGCAAGGGCTAAAAGGTAAGATACATCTTCCAAGCCTATCTTGCACCTTCCCATAGCCCTGAGAACAAGGCTATAATGTACTTTAATATTATATCAGTTTTACAGGCGGAGTATTTATGCGTCCCCTTTCTTACAGCCAGATAGACCAGTACCAAAGCTGTCCCCTAAAATACCGTTTTCTCTATATTGATGGCCTGAAACCGTTAGAAAAGGGATATTTTAGTTTTGGTACAACTTTGCATGACTGTGCCGAGCATTTTTTCAGGGTAAAAGTACCTCCACCCCTCAGTCTGGAAAAACTGATGGAGTATTACCAGTCGCACTGGCGGTCTGGAGGATACGAATCTGTTGAAATAGAAAAAAACTACCGCCAGTTAGGCAGGGAGATACTTGCGGAATTCCATCGCATACACCGGGCTGATTTTCATATGCCGCTGGCAGTAGAGCACCAGTACACCGTAAATCTGGATGGAGTCAAACTAACCGGCAAGATAGACAGGGTGGATAAACTCCCCTCAGGTGAACTCTGTATTGTGGATTACAAGAGTAATAAAGACCTGTTTTCGGCTGAATACGTTCAAGACAACCTCCAGCTAAGCCTTTACCAGCTGGCGGTAGAGCAGATTTGGTATTTGCCGGTAGGTGAACTTTGCCTGTATCACCTGCGTTCAAATACAGTTATGCGTTGTCCTGCCAGAAGTAAAGAGGTTATCGCTGATGCCCGGCGGCTGGTGCTGGAAGTAGCCGGAAAAATAGAAAAGGCCATTTTCCCTGCCTGCGAAAACAATTTTTGCCCGTGTGACTTTGCCCATCTTTGTCCGCTGTATCGCCACAAATATGCACCCCCTCCGCAGTTACCCGAAGCATCACCTATAGATATACCCTTAGCGGTAGAGGAATATGTGATGCTTCAGTCACGGAAAAATGAAATTGAAGTCCGGATAGAAAGCCTCAAAGAGGCTATCATTGAATACTGCCGTGCTAGTTCGCTTGGGCGGGTATTTGGCAGTGAACACGCATTAAGCTACAAAGAGGTTTCACGCAGCGGGTATAACAACCAGGCGGTATATGATTTGCTTGAACCGCTGGGGTTGTGGGATAAGGTTTCAGAACTGGATAAAACCCTGCTTGAGAAATATCTGGAAACAGATGCCTGCGGGAAGGAACTGAAAGACCGGATACTGGCTTTGAAAGAGGTTGTATCCACCTCCCCGCGGTTATATGTCAAACAGGTTTCAAAAGACAAGGATAGTTGAAAGTACAGGTTTATAGATAGATGTTTTTTCAAATAATCGGCGTATTTTTGTTGGCACTGGTGGAAATCTGGCTTGCGATACCTATAGGTTTGATTTGGGGTTTAGACCCGTGGCTGGTTATCCTGCTGGTAATCGGGGGCACTCTGGTTGGAGTAGGTATTATAATCCTTTTGGCAGAGCGGGTACGCAGCGGCTCAAACCGCTGGCTGGATAAAAATCGTACCGGTGATGCAACGTTAAGCCTCTCAGCCCTGTTTGCCCAAATCATTTCTGCCCTGCAGGAAAGACTTCATTCAGGCCGTTTGTACAAAGTCTGGTTGAAATATGGGATTATCGGGTTAGGCATTTTATCTCCCGTGCTGACCAGTGCCCCCATAGCTGCCTTTTTGGGTGTTATGCTAAGTGCAGACAGACTTAAGCTATTTATCTGGATATCAGTCGGGGTGGCGGTTTGGACAACCGGGCTTACTTTGGCTATGCATTTCGGTTTGATACTGCTGGGGATTTAAGCTGATACAAAATATCCGGAATGCTTAGGGAAATATTTAAAAAACCTGATGCTAAAAGCAAAAACATATGGTACAATAAATTCTAGCAAACAAAGAGTTAGATTGCTAAAAGCGATTATTGTTTGGGTATTTTAACAGTGTTATACTTATAAAGGCGAGCCTTCCAAGAGGCTTGCTAATCATGTTTGGGGGACTGAATGAAGGTTTATCATCTGGCATATGAGCCAAGTTACCATTCAATGGATTTTCATTTTTGGACTGAATGTAATTTAAAATGCCGTGGTTGTTATACCAATTACGAGGTTTATGATTTTGGCCTGCTGGATGACCCGGTAGCCGAAATCATTACCCGTGAAAGACAATCTCCTCCCACTGAATTTCTGTCTTTTGACCAGGTCATGGAAAAGATAGACGGGTACACTATAAAATACGCGGTTTTTCTGGGTACTGAAGCGGTACTTGATCCCGAACTGCCTAAACTTGCCAAGGCCGTTCATGAAAAATATGGTTCTTTCAATATCCTGCTGACCAATGGTATCAGGATGCCAGATCTTACAGATATTGACCAGATTATTTTTAGTCTGAAGGCTTACTCCGAAGATATTTATCGTGATTATACCAGCCGTTCAAATAAATCTGCGCTGGAAAATCTGAAGAAAATACATGCCGGTCTGGGTGACCGCAAACTTCACGTGGAAGTGGTGTATATACCTGATTATATTGCCAAAGACGAGATAGAAAAGGTTGCCCAGTTTTTGGCCAGTATAGATAAAGATATGTCTTTCCGTATAGATGCGTATTTCCCAATTCCGGGTTGCCCGTGGCGGGCAGCTAACAAGGAAGAAGTGGAAGAAGCTGCCGTGGTTGCCCGCAAATACCTGAATAACGTAGTAGTACTTACTCTGGATATGAAACGAATCGGTGATAAGGCCGTTAAGGTTTTTTAGATGACAGTAGGATTCGGCAGACAATCAATTCCGGCAAATGTGCGTTTATCCACTACCGCCAAGAGGGTACTGGAGAAGAGGTATCTTAAAAAAGATGATAGTGGCCGGGTGATTGAAACGCCGGAAGATATGTTTCACCGGGTTGCCAAAGTGATGGCATCTGCCGAACACAAATATGCACCGGGTACGGATACCAGCCGTATTGAAGAGGAATTTTATCAGGCTATGTCCCGCTTGGAGTTCCTGCCTAATTCTCCTACCTTGTTGAATGCCGGACGGCAGGCTGGCCAGCTTTCGGCCTGTTTTGTCCTGCCGGTAGAAGATTCCATAGAATCTATCTTCGATGCCGTAAAACAGACGGCTCTTATTCATAAAAGCGGGGGTGGCACCGGGTTTTCTTTCTCTGACCTGCGTCCTGCCGGAGACAAAGTGGGTGAGCTGACGGAAGTGGCCGGAGGACCGGTTTCGGTAATAAATATATTTGCCGCCGCCGCAGATTATGTGCGTCAGGGTGGTGTGCGCCGGGGGTGTAACGCCGCTATTCTGGATGTAACCCATCCGGATATTCTCAATTTTATTTCGTGCAAGGGTGACCCCAATGCCCTTACTAATTTCTATATTTCAGTTGTGGTCACCAGAGACTTTATGACCAAGGTGCGCAGTGGTGAAGACTATGACATTATTAATCCCCATACCGGTGAAGTAGTCCGCAGGCTCAATGCCGCCTGTGTGTTTGATTGTATTGTAGACCAGGCATGGAAAACGGGTGACCCCGGCTTGGTATTTATAGACCGCATAAATGATGATAACCCCACCCCATCCATAGCTCCCATCAGGCACGTAAGCGGCTGCGGTGAGCAAACCCTTTTGCCGTATGAATCATGCAATCTGGGGTCAATTTCTTTGCCCCGTATGCTTAAGCGTGACGGTGAACGGGTAGTGGTGGACTATGAAAAACTGGGGCGGACAGTCAAAATGGCTATCCGTTTTCTGGATAATGTAATAGACGTAAATAAATTTCCCACCCCTGAAATTGAAAAAGCCACTTTGCGTAATCGCAAGATAGGCTTGGGGGTCATGGGTTTTGCCGATATGCTGGTTTTAATGGGCATACCTTACAATTCTGAAGAAGCTATATTTCAGGCCGACCAGATAATGGATTTTATCAAAGAAACTTCTCATCGGGCTTCATCCAAGCTGGCCGAAATCAGAGGGTCTTTCCCCGCTTATGAAGGCAGTATGTATGACGTACCGGGTGGACGCCCCATGCGAAATGCTACCTGTACCAGCATAGCTCCTACCGGCACGCTTTCTATTATCGCCGGGGTATCTTCAGGCATAGAGCCTTCTTTTGCCATGGTATTTGTGAGGAATATACTTGATGGTGAAAATCTGCTGGAGATAAACCCGTATTTTGAAGAAATGGCCAGACGTGAAGGGTTTCATTCAAGAGAGCTTTTTGAAAAGCTGGTTTCCTCAAACCACCTGCATGATATGGAGTGTATACCGGACTGGCTTAAACGCCTGCTGGTTACCGCTCACCGCATTCGCCCCGAATGGCATATCCGTATTCAGGCGGCTTTCCAGAAATATACTGACAATGCGGTTTCCAAGACTGTAAATTTCCCGCATGAAGCTACCCGTGAGGATATGGCAAATGTGTTTAACATGGCCTATGATCAGGGGCTTAAGGGTATAACGGTTTACCGTGATGGAAGCCGGGCTGCCCAGCCATTGTGTACCAGCGAGTCGGGTGTCAAGCTGGTAGATCAGTATCTGGATAATTGCGCCTGCCATTAGGTATGGTTGTTCATACGGGCAAATACAGCTACAATCTCCGGGTCAAATTGTATACCTGAGCACCGTTTCAGCTCTTCCCATGCTTCTATATCTGTCATAGCTTTGCGGTATGGTCTGAGAGAGGTCATGGCATCATAGGCATCAGCCAGTGCCATTATTCTGGCTCCCAGCGGTATTTCTTCACCCTTCAGCCCGTCAGGATATCCGCGTCCGTTAAAATGCTCATGATGGTGGCGGACTATTTTCAGAATTTCATGGTCTTCGGTTATGGGGGAAAGAATGCGTTCACCCACGCTGGGGTGGGTTTTGATGTGGTTATATTCATCTTCGGTCAGATTGCCGGCCTTATTCAGGCAGGCACTCCTGATACCTATCTTGCCTATGTCATGTACCAGCCCGGCTAAACGTATCTGCTCAACCGTGGCAAAAGGTAACTCCATAGCGCCGGCAATAGCCACTGAAGTTTCAGCTACCCGCTGTGAATGGCCGATAGTGTAACTGTCTTTGGCTTCAAGTGCATAAGCCAAGGAAGTAATAGCGTTGAAGAAAGAACCGCGGATTTTTTCCGCCTGATCTTTTATCTTTAATTCCAAATGTTCCTGGTAATCACGGTTTTCCAGTATAAGGCGGCGTTTTTCCAGTGCCCGCTCCATACCCATGATTACGGCATCCAGTTTGAACGGTTTGGTTACGTAGTCATATGCGCCCAGCTTCATGCAGTTTATGGCGGTATCGGTATCGCTTATGGCTGTGGCCATTATAACAGCGGTATCAGGTGAGACAATACGGATTTCGGGTAAAATATCCATGCCGGAAAGCCCGGGCATCTTTATATCCAGTATTGCCAGTGCGATATCATGGTTTTTTACTATTTCCATAGCTTCGGTAGCATTTGAGGCGGTCAGACATTTGTAGCCTTCGCTGGTTATTTTCTGGTAAAGCAGACGGCGTATCGTGTCTTCGTCATCTACTGTTAAGACAGTTTCACTTTTTGTAATCATGCATACCTCTTAGAATAACTGACGGTTATTTAATCTGGCTGGTTGATTGGAATCTCTATAAAAAAGGTAGCGCCCTTACCTTCGGAACTTTCTGCGTATAGTTTACCACCGTGCTGGGTGATTATACCATGTCCGATAGATAGTCCTAACCCCGTACCTTTGCCTACTTCTTTAGTGGTAAAAAACGGATCAAATATATGATTTAAGACATTTTCTGACATACCCGGACCATCATCCCGAATAGAAATCTGGATACTGTCGTTAAATTTGCGGCTTGAGATTACTATGGTACCTTCACCATGTGACTGGGTCATAAAATATTCAGCATTTATGACTATATTTAAAAGCACCTGCTGCATCTGGAAGTAGTCTGCTTTTATCTCCGGCAAATTTGGATCCAGATTGGTAATTAGCTGAATGTTATGGACTTTCTGCCCGTAGTTGCAGATAGCAAGCACCTTATGTATTATCTGGTTCATGTCCACCCAGTCTTTGGATGGTTCATGGCGGCGGGCAAAGGTGAGAAGGTTACGGATTATTTCAGCCGCCCGCTGAGCTTCCTGGCTGATTATCTGGATATCCTGTCTCAGGTCTTCGGGCAGAATTTTCTCCTGAATAAGCTCTGAAAAACCTATCACACTGGTCAGAGGGTTATTAAGTTCATGAGCCAGTCCGGCGGACAATTCGCCCAGTGAAGCCAGCCGATCAGTTATCATCAGTTGGGCGGCTATCTTATGATGTTCGGTAACATCCTTTATGGTGTGCACAGTTCCCATAGATAGCCCGTTTGCGTCCAGAATGGGGTCAATTGTTTCTTCAAAATGCTTATCTATATTTTCCTCAAAATACGCGATACGCTGGGTCTTTTTTGTATTAAAAGCTATAAGTTTCGGGCAATTTACTTTTGGGCAATCGGCATGGTGCAGTACCTGGTAGCATTTCTTGTTTAAAACGTCTTGGGGCTGGCAGTTCAGGGTTTTTGTAAATGCCCGATTAGCCCGCTGGATATTAAAGTCATTATCCAGCAGAAATACTATATCGGATATATTATCAAATGTTATTCTCCATTCCTCTGCCGCCCTTAATAACCGGGCGTCCACTTTCTTGCGCTCAGTTATATCCCGTAATACGGCACAGCAATAATCAATCCCCTCAAACTCAAGGAAATTGCACATTACTTCAATAGGTATTTGCTGCCCGTTTTTTGTAAACATGTCAGATTCTAATGAGAAATTGATAGCCTGTTTTAGTCTGACCCAGAGAGTTTTCCATCTTTCCGCAACGCATACAGGATTTATATTTATTACGTTTAAACTGCACAGTTCTGTCCGAGTGTAGCCCAGTGATTGGCAGGCAGACATATTGGCGGCTATTATACTGCCGCTTTGATTAATCCAAAGAACAGAATCTGCCGTATGCTCAACTGAAAATGAGGTGAATTTCAGCTGTTTTTCGGCTTTTTTGCGCAGGTGGATATTTCGGGCTATGGCTACGTTGTATTCCATGTTATCGCACTGCATATAGTTGGCGGTTATTTCCACCGGTATTTCTTCGCCGCTTATGTTTCGGTGGATAGATTCAAAACTAAGGTAGGCGCTGGTTTTCAGATTTTTCCAGTGCGCTTTCCAATCAATCTGATTAGTTATCAGGGCGTCTATATCCGTGACTTTTAGTTTTAGCAGGTCTTCTCGTCTGTAGCCGAGAGAGTTACAGGCTGATTGATTTACATCTATGAAATTACCCTCAGAATCAGTCCAGAATATGGCATCTGTAGTTTGTTCCAGTGCAAATCTGGTCAGACGGAGCATTTTTTCGGATTTTTTGCATATTGTAATATCGCTGGCTGAAAGTTGCAGATAGGAGGATTTGTTATCCCTGTTGATTATCCGGCTATGGCCGGAAAACCAGCAGGTTTGGCCGTTTTTATGGATTAGTTGAAGTTCAAAAGGTTGTCCGGTATCGGGTTTGCGGTCTTGAAACATTTTAATAATAAGGTCGGTTGTTTCACGGCTGAACAATCCGCAAGACTTCCAGTCTTCACCGGTTACTTCGCTCACAAGATAACCGGTTACTTCCTCAAATATGTGGTTAGCAAATATCAGTTTGCCGTCAGGCTGAAAACCCATTACCAGAGGAGTTGCGGGCAGGTTTTTATCTGAAAAATCAGGGTGATTTGCATTATGCCGGACCTGATGTTGGCACTGGATATAGAATATTAGTCTGCCCGAAGATAGTTTACATAATATTTCTGCTGAAACCGGCAGCCCCTTTTTGCAGGGGATATAACAGGGTATCGGACCTAGAGGTATTCTAAACCGATCAAGTGTGTGGGTGTTAGGTTCCAAACCTATTGGTTTTAGTATGTCTTGTGACAGGGTAGGGTTAGCCAGGTAATCCTCAGGTGAATAACCGCTGATAGAAGCTGAGTTTGAACTGACATAAATCAGCTGGGGTTCGGGCGAGGTTTTAAATATCAATACAAGATTGCGGGTACTTTCTATCATGGAAAGTATCTCTGTCAGGTCTGCACTTTCGGGCAAAACATTTTGCCTTGCAGAGGTGTGGCAGGATCTGTATTGGTCTTGCATATCCTTTCGCTGTTTGCCCTATAGTTTTGTTACAGGTGCAGGGCAGAAGGCTCAGATATATTAAAATTATACCAGGTTGAGAGTTAGACTGATCTCAGTATAACAGGGAAAGTGCCAAATGTCACGTGTTTTGACAAAAAAGATATATTGCAGTGAGAAATTACGACAAAAGGCGTTAAGGCAGCAGGCCTTCGCGGCATTCGCGGTGTTTGAAACTTGGCTGATAGTCCCGACAGGCTTGGGGTTTAAAGTCATGAATGGTACACAGAGATAAATTGTCTACTCCGCGTCCCATAAAGATACAGCCGTTTTGGTTGTGGCGGATAAGCATGGTTCTATGCCCGGGCCAGCGTTTGTCTGCATACTTAGCCTTGAATTCATCAAGGCTAAGGCTCAGATGATTAGCAATATTTTGGGCTTCGGCCATTTCCAAATGGGGCTGAAAATGAAGGCAGCAATTGCCGCAGCGTCTGCATTCAAAAATATCGGTGTTTTCAATATCATTCATGTACTTCATTATAGTTGTCGGTTTGTGTTATTATCAAGGTAATGTTGATAAGGTTCTGGTAAGTGATATAATCATTAAAATATGAAAATGAAAAAAGACTACATAATTAAACTTATTGCTACTCTGGTTATAAGCGGAGTGCTGTTTTTTGGTTCTGCTACAGTAAACAAGGCGGCCTTGGAAGGGCAGCTGTATTTTTCTGATGTTATTATCAAAGTAGGTACAAAGCTTACTGTGTATGGTCAGAATTTTCTGCGCCAGAGCAATGTAAAGCTGTTTTACGATGACCAAGAGGTTGCTCTTGGGGCGACCAATCAGTTGGGTGAATTTACGCTGAGCTTTATTATCCCGCCATCAGGACGGGGGCTGCACGCTGTAAAGGCGATAGATGCTGACTACAATATGGGTAGCGGATTAGTTCTTATGGAGAGCTGGATTGAACTGTCTGAAAATGAGGCTGCCATCGGCGAAACTGTTAATATACGGGGTACAGGTTTTACCCCCTTAACATCAGTCAGCTTTTATTATAGTGATACGCCCCTTATTGTCACCCCCAGCATTGTAAAGGCGGATCTGACAGGTAGTTTCTCGGTAAATTTTGCAGTCCCTGAACGCTTTGCCGGCGTTTATCTGGTGGAAGTACGTCAGGGAGATTATATAAACAGCCAGAGTTTAAAGGCGAATGTCTGGCTGGATATTAACCCGGAAATAGGTTTGGGCAAGGCACTTGATGTCGGGACGGAACTGAATATTCACGGCAAAGGGTTTAAACCTAATGGTCAGGTAGATTTGCGGTATGACGGTGTCTCTTTACTGGTGGTAAATATAGATGATAAAGGCACATTTTCTGCCCAAGTAGTTATCCCCGCAGGTGCGGGCACCAGCCATAGCCTGACACTGGATGACGGGCAAAACCGGATAGTGCGCGAAGTTTGGCTGGAAAATACATCTCCATCAGCCCCCGTCATTACTTTGCCTGCTTCAGGTGAGGCACTAAGTTATCCGTTTACCTTTGGTTGGGAAGGGGTAAATGATGCAAGCGGCGTTGAGTATGTTTTCCAGATAGCCTCTGATAGCGGGTTCGGCAGTATATTACTGGAGATAAAAGGCATAAAAGTTAGCCAATATATTCTGACTGACAATGAAGATATAAATAATTCACCTGCTGCAAGTTTTTACTGGCGGGTTAAAGCTGTTGATGGCGCCGGAAATGAAAGCGGTTGGTCTGAAACAGGTGTTTTTGATAAAGCCTCACTAGTCCAGAATCTGGGGTTGGTTGTTGGGGTGGGGGCTGGGCTTGTTGCCATTATTCTATTCATGTGGTGGGCTATCCGAAACCGCCGGTAATCTCAAAAAAAATATTTTTAACCTCCCATTGGCCTACGTTTGGGCTTCCTTGACAGTAGCTATGTTTCGTGTAGAATATTATTCACAGTGACGTGTACCTGTGGTAAACGCCATAAATTGTTAAGGAGGCTTAAAGCCTAACGTGACCAATACCGAAAAAATTAAAAACAAACAATCGGATGACCCTCTTGGCGCAGGTACAATTGAAAATTGTGGTAAGGTAGACGATGAGCCCCCCAGTAGGCCTAACCAAACAAAAAGATTTAGACTTAAATATTTCCCCAAGGTAAGTGACCAGGATTGGAATGACTGGCACTGGCAATTCAAGAACCGTGTTACTTCTGTAGCAGAAATAGCAAGGTTTTTTCATTTGTCTGCGGAAGAATACCGGGATATGGACACGGTGTCTGCGGTATTCCCCCTTTCTGCCACCCCTTATTACCTTAGTCTGGTAGATTTTGATAATGTTAATGACCCCGTAAAACTCCAGCTTATACCGGATACAGCCGAACTTTGCTTTGATGCTCACTGCTGTTCTGACCCTTTGGAAGAAGCCCACAGTTCGGTAGTGCCCGGTCTGGTACACCGCTATCCTGATAGGGTAGTAATGGTGCTGACAGATATTTGCCCTGTGCTTTGCCGCCACTGTACCCGTAAAAGGGAGTGGAAAAATGGTGGCTGGGTGCATACTCAGGCAGAGATAGACGCCATGTTGGCCTATATACGCCAGAATCAAGCTATCCGA
Protein-coding sequences here:
- a CDS encoding PAS domain S-box protein, yielding MQDQYRSCHTSARQNVLPESADLTEILSMIESTRNLVLIFKTSPEPQLIYVSSNSASISGYSPEDYLANPTLSQDILKPIGLEPNTHTLDRFRIPLGPIPCYIPCKKGLPVSAEILCKLSSGRLIFYIQCQHQVRHNANHPDFSDKNLPATPLVMGFQPDGKLIFANHIFEEVTGYLVSEVTGEDWKSCGLFSRETTDLIIKMFQDRKPDTGQPFELQLIHKNGQTCWFSGHSRIINRDNKSSYLQLSASDITICKKSEKMLRLTRFALEQTTDAIFWTDSEGNFIDVNQSACNSLGYRREDLLKLKVTDIDALITNQIDWKAHWKNLKTSAYLSFESIHRNISGEEIPVEITANYMQCDNMEYNVAIARNIHLRKKAEKQLKFTSFSVEHTADSVLWINQSGSIIAANMSACQSLGYTRTELCSLNVININPVCVAERWKTLWVRLKQAINFSLESDMFTKNGQQIPIEVMCNFLEFEGIDYCCAVLRDITERKKVDARLLRAAEEWRITFDNISDIVFLLDNDFNIQRANRAFTKTLNCQPQDVLNKKCYQVLHHADCPKVNCPKLIAFNTKKTQRIAYFEENIDKHFEETIDPILDANGLSMGTVHTIKDVTEHHKIAAQLMITDRLASLGELSAGLAHELNNPLTSVIGFSELIQEKILPEDLRQDIQIISQEAQRAAEIIRNLLTFARRHEPSKDWVDMNQIIHKVLAICNYGQKVHNIQLITNLDPNLPEIKADYFQMQQVLLNIVINAEYFMTQSHGEGTIVISSRKFNDSIQISIRDDGPGMSENVLNHIFDPFFTTKEVGKGTGLGLSIGHGIITQHGGKLYAESSEGKGATFFIEIPINQPD
- a CDS encoding RecB family exonuclease, whose amino-acid sequence is MRPLSYSQIDQYQSCPLKYRFLYIDGLKPLEKGYFSFGTTLHDCAEHFFRVKVPPPLSLEKLMEYYQSHWRSGGYESVEIEKNYRQLGREILAEFHRIHRADFHMPLAVEHQYTVNLDGVKLTGKIDRVDKLPSGELCIVDYKSNKDLFSAEYVQDNLQLSLYQLAVEQIWYLPVGELCLYHLRSNTVMRCPARSKEVIADARRLVLEVAGKIEKAIFPACENNFCPCDFAHLCPLYRHKYAPPPQLPEASPIDIPLAVEEYVMLQSRKNEIEVRIESLKEAIIEYCRASSLGRVFGSEHALSYKEVSRSGYNNQAVYDLLEPLGLWDKVSELDKTLLEKYLETDACGKELKDRILALKEVVSTSPRLYVKQVSKDKDS
- a CDS encoding small multi-drug export protein, which translates into the protein MFFQIIGVFLLALVEIWLAIPIGLIWGLDPWLVILLVIGGTLVGVGIIILLAERVRSGSNRWLDKNRTGDATLSLSALFAQIISALQERLHSGRLYKVWLKYGIIGLGILSPVLTSAPIAAFLGVMLSADRLKLFIWISVGVAVWTTGLTLAMHFGLILLGI
- a CDS encoding adenosylcobalamin-dependent ribonucleoside-diphosphate reductase, which codes for MTVGFGRQSIPANVRLSTTAKRVLEKRYLKKDDSGRVIETPEDMFHRVAKVMASAEHKYAPGTDTSRIEEEFYQAMSRLEFLPNSPTLLNAGRQAGQLSACFVLPVEDSIESIFDAVKQTALIHKSGGGTGFSFSDLRPAGDKVGELTEVAGGPVSVINIFAAAADYVRQGGVRRGCNAAILDVTHPDILNFISCKGDPNALTNFYISVVVTRDFMTKVRSGEDYDIINPHTGEVVRRLNAACVFDCIVDQAWKTGDPGLVFIDRINDDNPTPSIAPIRHVSGCGEQTLLPYESCNLGSISLPRMLKRDGERVVVDYEKLGRTVKMAIRFLDNVIDVNKFPTPEIEKATLRNRKIGLGVMGFADMLVLMGIPYNSEEAIFQADQIMDFIKETSHRASSKLAEIRGSFPAYEGSMYDVPGGRPMRNATCTSIAPTGTLSIIAGVSSGIEPSFAMVFVRNILDGENLLEINPYFEEMARREGFHSRELFEKLVSSNHLHDMECIPDWLKRLLVTAHRIRPEWHIRIQAAFQKYTDNAVSKTVNFPHEATREDMANVFNMAYDQGLKGITVYRDGSRAAQPLCTSESGVKLVDQYLDNCACH
- a CDS encoding HD domain-containing phosphohydrolase, yielding MITKSETVLTVDDEDTIRRLLYQKITSEGYKCLTASNATEAMEIVKNHDIALAILDIKMPGLSGMDILPEIRIVSPDTAVIMATAISDTDTAINCMKLGAYDYVTKPFKLDAVIMGMERALEKRRLILENRDYQEHLELKIKDQAEKIRGSFFNAITSLAYALEAKDSYTIGHSQRVAETSVAIAGAMELPFATVEQIRLAGLVHDIGKIGIRSACLNKAGNLTEDEYNHIKTHPSVGERILSPITEDHEILKIVRHHHEHFNGRGYPDGLKGEEIPLGARIMALADAYDAMTSLRPYRKAMTDIEAWEELKRCSGIQFDPEIVAVFARMNNHT
- a CDS encoding cytochrome c biogenesis CcdA family protein, producing MEDVSYLLALAGGLAAFFSPCVLPMMPIYLASLAGADVLDAQPNSITSFKALRHSIAFVAGFSLVFTSLGALSGLGGVIINPSDLWVRILSGGMLVIFGTYMLLSLRFPSLSFEKHLASQQNLRTGGYIRSFLSGAVFTLAWTPCISPMLGSILSITFGGESPLYGSALLAVFSLGMGIPFVLLGLLIQKTLPLVHKISRYSAAIYGASGVILIFIGILILGNRIGFFSTLQI
- a CDS encoding YkgJ family cysteine cluster protein; this encodes MNDIENTDIFECRRCGNCCLHFQPHLEMAEAQNIANHLSLSLDEFKAKYADKRWPGHRTMLIRHNQNGCIFMGRGVDNLSLCTIHDFKPQACRDYQPSFKHRECREGLLP
- a CDS encoding radical SAM protein; this translates as MKVYHLAYEPSYHSMDFHFWTECNLKCRGCYTNYEVYDFGLLDDPVAEIITRERQSPPTEFLSFDQVMEKIDGYTIKYAVFLGTEAVLDPELPKLAKAVHEKYGSFNILLTNGIRMPDLTDIDQIIFSLKAYSEDIYRDYTSRSNKSALENLKKIHAGLGDRKLHVEVVYIPDYIAKDEIEKVAQFLASIDKDMSFRIDAYFPIPGCPWRAANKEEVEEAAVVARKYLNNVVVLTLDMKRIGDKAVKVF